The Filimonas lacunae genomic sequence ACAGATAGTATAAAAAAACTGCTGATTATAAATCAGCAGTTTCAAATTTTCGTTTAATAAGCACAAAGTATAGGATAATATAGCAATGAGCTGCTATTAATAAGTTGGCTACAGGAGGTAGAAAGTTTTTCTGCAAAGCCTTCTGAAACATTTGAATAGGCACCAGTTTATCTGTCGGGTCCAGTGTTAAGTAGTAACCCGGTCCCTCCAGTGGATCACCGGTAGCAAATCTGTTAATCAGCAACACCAGTATATTCTCTATTAAAAACACATAGGTGAAAAACAGCGCAATAGTAAGCCCGGAGCGCTTTAGCAATAAGCTTAATAACAAAGCAAGGCTGGTATAGCTAATACATTGTATAAAGGAGTAGTATAGTTGCGAGCTGTTTTCCATAGAAAAATAACTGTATGCCTCGCTAAGGCCAAACACTACACCTGTTAAAAACAGCACTATGGTAAAAGCAACAGACAGTACCAGTATTAATAACATTTTTCCGTATATAAACTCTGTACGGCTTAAACCATCGATTACGTTTTGACGGTGGGTTTTAAAGTTAAATTCATTAGTGGTGCTAATGATCACTATCAACGAAGGCAGGAAGAGCAGGTAACTGGCTATTAATGCCACAGTGTGCCAGATTTCCGGAAACTGGAAAGGAGAGCCAGCCATACCCATTAAGACTGTTGCTTTAGAGTTGCTATGAATTACCTGGAAATAAATGTAGTTGATGCCTATAATACATAACAATAGCAAACCCACTAAAACCCAGAAGGTTTTGTAGTTCTTTAGTTTCAGCCATTCTATCTTTAATAATTTCAGTATCATATTGTTTAGTTGAGGGGGTGGGTTAATTGGTTAATTCAAAGAAGTTGCTTTCCAGGCTTTTCTTTTTCAGTTGCAGCTGGCTTAACACCACACCATTATTAAAGCAATGCTGGTTAATGGCAGCCAGGTTGGCGGTGCCGGTAGGATACAATAACTGTATACTTGTTGGTAATGTTACTATTTTGCCAATACCAGGCAGGCTGTTGGCTGCTGCAATGAGTGCGGTAATGTCGGCAGCGCTTACTTCAATAATATCTTCCCCTGCAAACACTTCATTTACATTACCCGAAAGCAGCAGTTTGCCCTTTTTTAATATGGCTACATGGGTACACACCTTTTCCACTTCGTCCAATAAATGACTGGCCATAATAATGGTTTTGCCTTCAGCGGCCAATTGGGTAATCAGCGAGCGTATTTCGGCAATACCTACAGGGTCTAATCCATTGGTAGGTTCGTCCAGCACCAGCACCTCGGGATTGCCCAACAGTGAAGAAGCGATGGCCAGGCGTTGCTTCATACCCAGTGAAAAAGTGCTGAACTTGCTTTGCCTGCGTTCGTACAGGTTTACTTTTTTCAGTACCACATCAATATCGTCAAAACCTCTTCCCTTTATTTCTGCGGCAATACGCAGGTTGCGTTCGGCTGATAGATAATGATAAAAGTTGGGTGTTTCCAGCAAGGTGCCTATTTGTTTGCGCATAACCGCATTAAAAGGCTGCCCCTTAAAGGTGAAGCTGCCGGCATTGCTTTTTAATACATTCATTAATATGCCCAGCAGGGTGGTTTTTCCGCTACCGTTGGGACCAAGTATGCCAAATACACTGCTTTGGGGGATATCAAAAGATACCTGGTCCAGCGCCTGTATGGGGCCGTAGTTTTTGCTTATTCCGGATATGCTTACAATGGAGGACATGGATTGTTTTCTATTTGTTCAAAAGTTACAGTGTTTGATAGATTGGTGTAAGCTATTATACATGAATGGTTAAGGCTGAGTACAATGGGTAACAAAAAGCCGCCTTCCTTTAGGGGAAGGCGGCTAAATAAGGTATAGGAGGGGAATGTGTATCTGGAAGTTTACAAAGCAATCTGCTTTTCGGTCATCATACGGCGCAGATTAATTAACCCGTAGCGCATGCGCCCTAAAGCAGTGTTAATACTACAATTGGTGGCTTCTGCAATCTCTTTAAAGCTGAGATCGCCAAAGTGACGCAATACAATCACTTCCCGTTGCTCTTCGGGCAGTTCCTGTAGCATGTTATGCACGCGGGCATGGCTTTGCTGGCGTATCATTTTCTGCTCGGGCGTATCGTCTGCCACCTGTAACCACTCGAATATGTCGTTATTATCGCTATCCACAATAGTGGGAAGGCGTTTTAACTTACGGAAGTGATCTACGCACAGGTTGTGTGCAATCCGGATGGCCCAGGGTAAGAATTTACCTTCCTCATTGTAGCGATTTTGCTTCAGCGTATCAATGATGCGGATAAATGCCTCCTGAAAAAGATCTTCTGCCAGGTATTTGTCCTTTACCAGGAACAAAATAGAACTGAACAGTTTATCTTTATAACGGATTATTAGCGCTTCCAGCGCGCGAACATCACCATTGTGAAATGAATGGATCAGTTGAATGTCGGTATAATGATGAAACCTTCTCATAACGGGCGTTTTTGGGGTTTATACGACCGGGCTAACATTAATTAATAATATAAAAATTGTGCCTGAGTAGAGGTTTATTCGATAGAGGAAGAAATTTAATGTTTGTGAATGTAATGTGAATTTACAATTTGCCAACAAGTTCGCTGCATGTAAATTGTAAAAAAAATGTGAAAAAACTGCCGGTTTGGGCAATTTTTTTGCTTGTGTACAGTAATTGATAAAAAATGGGAATGAAAAGGAACACTACGGTAGCAGAAAAAGATAAAAAACGGAAGGATACACCCACCCCGGAGGAGCAGAAAGATATGATAGTGGTAAAGGGAGCAAGAACCCATAACCTTAAAAACGTAACAGTAGGCTTTCCCCGAAATAAATTTATTGTGGTAACCGGGGTGTCGGGCAGCGGAAAATCGTCGCTCACCATCGATACCCTGTTTGCCGAAGGGCAACGGCGCTATGCAGAAAGCCTGAGCGCTTATGCACGCCAGTTTATGGCCCGGATGGTAAAACCCGATGTGGATTATATAAAAGGGTTATGCCCAGCCATTGCCATTGAGCAGAAGGTAATTACGCGTACCCCACGCAGTACGGTGGGTAGTATGACGGAGATTTATGATTACCTGCGTTTATTGTATGCCCGTGCTGGTAAAACCATTTCGCCCATCAGCGGTAAGGAAGTGAAGAAAGACGACGTTACCGATGTGGTGGAAGACATTAAACAATTGCCGGAAGGTATGCGGGTGGTAATACTGGTGGCTTTTAAACAGCACGATAACCGGGATGTGAAAGAGGAACTGAACATTCTGATGCAGAAAGGCTTTAGCCGTATGTATATCCGGGGCAGGGAAGAAGCACCGGAATTGCTGCGCATAGAAGAGTTGCTGGAAATGGACGAAAAGGAGCTGAAAAAGAAAATTCCGGCCAAACCCAAAGCAGCTGCTAAGTCTAAAACTGCCAAAGCCAAAACGGAAGAAGACGAAAACGCTACCGACAAAAAAGCCGGCAGTCATATTTACTTGTTGATAGATCGGGTGGTGACCAAAGAATTTGAAGAAGATGATATTCACCGCTTATCCGATTCCATTAACACGGCTTTTTATGAAGGTGAAGGCGAGGTGCTGCTGGAAATAAATGGCAAAGAACTGGTGCATTACAGCAACCGGTTTGAACTGGATGGGCTTACGTTTGAAGAGCCGGTTCCTAACCTGTTCTCTTTTAATAATCCTTACGGAGCCTGTCCTACCTGTGAAGGTTTTGGACAAGTACTGGGTATAGATGAAGACCTGGTAATACCTGACAGAAGATTAAGTGTGTATGAAGGGGCTGTGGCTCCCTGGAAAGGGGAGAAACTGGGCCTGTGGCGCGATCAGTTTGTAAAAGGGGCCCGTAGCATTGATTTCCCTATTCATAAGGCAATTGCCGATTTAACACCGGCGCAGTATAAGCTACTGTGGAATGGCAATGGCAGTGTATATGGTATTCGTGATTTCTTTAAAGAAGTAGAGCAAAATTTGTACAAGGTACAATACCGTGTGTTGTTAAGCCGGTACCGTGGCCGTACTACCTGTCCGGAATGCGGCGGTTCGCGTTTGCGCAAAGAAGCCTTGTATATAAAAATTGATGACCGCAATATTGGTGAGCTGTGCGAGTGGCAGGTAAAAGACCTGCAACAATGGTTTGCAAACGTGCCTTTAACCGAACATCAGCAACAAATAGCCAAAAGAATATTGCTGGAAATAAATCAACGCCTGCAAACATTGGTAGATGTAGGATTGGGTTATTTAACGCTGAACCGTTTGGCCAATTCACTAAGCGGTGGCGAAAGTCAGCGTATACAACTTACCCGCAGCCTGGGTAGTAACCTTACCAACTCGTTATATATTCTGGATGAGCCTTCTATAGGGTTACACTCCCGCGATACCGAGCGTTTGATCAGCGTGTTAAAGCAGCTGAAAGAACTGGGTAATACGGTAGTGGTAGTGGAACACGATGAAATGATGATGCGCGAAGCAGATCATATTATTGATATGGGGCCGCTGGCTTCACACTTAGGGGGTGAAGTGGTGGCTGCTGGTACATACGACGAACTGATTGCAGATGACAACAGCTTAACAGGTAAATACCTGAAAGGTGAACTGACTATTGATGTGCCCAGGCAACCCCGTAAATGGAAAAGCAGCATAGTAGTAGAAGGCGCAAGGCAAAACAACCTGAAAGACGTAACTGTTACGTTTCCATTGAATGTACTGTGCGTGGTAAGCGGCGTAAGTGGTAGTGGCAAAACCACCCTGGTAAAACAGGTGTTGTACCCTGCCTTGAAAAAACTGAAAGGAGAACCGGCTGATAAAGTCGGCTTCCATAAAGCTATTAAAGGAGACCTGGATAGCATCAGCCAGATTGAACTGGTAGATCAGAACCCCATTGGTAAATCATCACGCAGTAACCCTATTACATACATTAAGGCTTACGATGATATACGCGATTTGTATTCCCGTCAGCCATTGGCTAAGATGCGTGGCTTTCAGCCCAAGCATTTTTCCTTTAACGTAGATGGCGGACGTTGCGATACCTGTAAAGGTGAAGGTGAACAAATTGTGGAAATGCAGTTTTTGGCCGATGTGCATTTAACCTGTGAGGTATGTGGCGGTAAACGCTTTAAAGAAGAAGTGCTGGAAGTACACTATAAAGGCAAAAGCATTTATGATGTACTGGAAATGAGTGTGGATGAAGCCATTGAATTTTTTGGGGAAGAGAAAAACCTGGTAAAAGCAATTCAGCCTTTACATGATGTAGGCTTAGGATATATTAAACTCGGGCAAAGTAGCGATACTTTAAGTGGTGGTGAAGCGCAAAGGGTAAAACTGGCCAGCTTCTTAGGCAAGGGCAAAAGCCAGGGGCATATCATGTTTATTTTTGATGAACCTACTACCGGCTTGCATTTTCATGATATTAAAAAGTTATTGAGTTCGTTCCGTGCTTTAATTGAACAAGGGCATTCTCTGTTGGTGATAGAACATAACACCGATGTAATTAAGAGTGCCGACTGGGTGATAGACCTGGGGCCGGAAGCGGGCGATGCGGGTGGTAACCTGGTATTTGCCGGCATTCCTTCTGAATTAAAAAATATAAAAGAAAGCTATACCGGTAAGTTTTTATAAGTGGGTGTAGTAACGATAGCAAAAAGGCATGCTTATGATGAGCATGCCTTTTTTACTTACTGATTCGCAGACTGTTTAGGCAGCCTGATCGCGTAAATGTTTCACTTTATCGTGAGACTGTTTTAGTTGTTGCTGCTGCCTGGTAAGCTTGGTTTTTACAGACATAGAGATATCTTCTTCTTCCAGTGCACTGCGGTAAGCCTTTTGTGCAGCATCCTCACCGCCTTCACAGCTGGCAAGTATTGCATGCCTGGTGTGGCCGGTGAACATTGCTTTTACGTCCATCCATGCACGGTAAATTTTACCACTGGCAGTGGTGCCGGTTTCTGTTTGGCCGCCCAGCATTTGCACTTCAGATGACAGCTCCAGTTTTAAACCTTCGCTTTCTACAATCATATCAGTAAATAAAGGTTTCAGATCAATGTCTTCACTCTTTAATTCATCAATAGCGTTTCTATAACCGGTGATACGGTCGTTGTGAATTTCGATCAGATCATTTAATACATCAATGGTAGTTTCATTGGTTGTTGCTGTTGTTAACGTACTCATAGTGTTTTCATTTAATTAACGAATAAGGTTCTGCAGGATAGGGTTAAAATATCATGCCGTTGGTGATGTTATGATGGGCTGCAACGCAACAGAGACCTATGGCGTGGGGTGTAGTTGGGAAAAACTTTCAGCGGCAGCGTAGAGTTTTTCCCATTGTAGCTTACTTTTATTCGTATGAACAGGGGTTACAGAATGATAGGAACTATGCTGGTGTTAATGCTTTTAACAGTAGTGCATACTGCAAAAGCGCAGTTTATTACAGGCAAGTGGTATGGTGTAAGTCCGCTTACCAGTTCACCGGGTTACCATGAATCATCCAAAGAGCCGGAAGGCGATATCCTGGAAATTGCAGGAGTAGATTCTAACCGTATTCATGGGTTAAGCTATCATTATAGTTGGGTCAAGGGCAAGTTTTACTATGTGATCAAAACTTTGGAATGTACCTATAATGCCAAAGACAATAAATGGACTATTCAAGAAACCAGTATTAAAGACAATCATCTGCACCCGGCCGAGTATACCTGTTTGCATACTTATATACTTACCTTCTCTACGAGTAATCAGAAAGACTCCCTAACAGGAACCTGGACGGCCGCTTCGGCAGACGACTGCGGGGCTGGCGTGGGAAAGTTTGCACGCACCAAACCCATTTTTACCAAAAAAGCTGATGCCGATTCAGTAGAAGCAATTACACATATTATTACGCTACCTAAAGATGGCATAGATGTGCGTAAAGATCTGGCACAGGTGGTGAGTAAAGACAAACTGAAAAAAGAAGCGGAATTTCAACTCATGCTATCCAGAAGCCGCACACTTATCCAGTCCATTCCCCTGCAATCGCCTAATATCAAAGTTTTGATATGGGATAACAATGTGCTGGATGGTGATAACATCTCCCTGTATTTTAATAAAGAACTGATTTTAAACCGGAAGCGTATCACGGCCGAGCCTATTGAGTTAGAGATAAAGGCTGTGCGGGGGCAGGAGAACGAATTGATTATGTATGCCAATAACCTGGGCGATATTCCGCCTAATACGGCTATGATGCGGGTATATGCCAATGGCAAACAGTATGAAGTGTTTATGTCATCCGACGAACACAGCAACGGCATTATCCGTTTTACGATGGAATAGGCCATGATGTGGCCACTTGCTTTGGCATAGTATTTACAACGTTTTTAGCGTTTAATACTATTTCCTATGAGCCTTGCCAGATATAAGCAAAAGCGCAGCTTTTCGCACACACCAGAACCCGCTGGAGGTAAAGCCAGCAGTGGCCGCCTTCGTTTTGTGATCCAGAAACATGATGCTTCTCATTTGCACTACGATTTCCGGCTGGAAATGGATGGCGTATTAAAAAGCTGGGCAGTGCCTAAAGGGCCTTCTACAGACCCTTCTGTAAAACGCCTGGCTATGATGGTAGAAGATCACCCTTACGATTACCGCACTTTTGAAGGAATTATACCGGAAGGTAATTATGGTGCAGGAACGGTGATTGTATGGGATGAAGGTACCTATGAGCCATTAGAACAGGCGAAAACAAAGAAAGAACAGGAAAAGTTGCTGTTGAAGCAATTGAATGCCGGCTCGCTCAAGTTTGCCCTGCATGGTAAAAAGCTGAAAGGAGAATTTGCTTTAGTACATACGCATGGAAGGGGAGAAAACTCCTGGTTGCTGATTAAGCACCGTGATAAATATGCCGCTACTACTGATATTACCAAAAAGGATAAATCGGTTGTTTCAGGCAAAACATTGGCAAAAGTAGAAGCTACCAGCACCCATATCTATGGGGAAGATCATAAAGAGCCTGATACTGCGGGGAAAGTAAAGGTGCCTGTGAAGAAGGTTGCCGCAAATAAAACAGCCGCTAAAACAGCCTTTAAAAAGACGGCCGCTAAAAAAGCAGTTAAGCCTAAATCCGCCACCACCCAGGCCGTTAAAAAAAAAGCCCCAGCCACACAGGGCGTAAAAAAAGCCTTTCCTAAAAATAGTAGCCCTATGCTGGCAACCCTGGTAGATAAACCATTTGATGAAGAAGGCTGGCTATACGAAATTAAATGGGATGGTTACCGGGCATTGACGTTAAAGCATGGGAAATCTACTGAACTGGTTTCGCGCAATCAGAAATCGTTTAATGAAAAATTCTATCCAATATATGAAGCCGTAAAGCAATGGAAGGTGGATGCTGTAGTAGATGGAGAAATTGTGGTAGTGAATAAAAACGGGGTATCTAATTTCGGTTTGTTGCAAAACTGGCGCAGTGAAGCCGATGGCGATTTGTATTACTATGTATTTGACCTTCTCTGGTTGAATGGATATGATGTAACCTCCTTGCCTTTGCAGCAGCGTCGCCAGTTGTTGAAAGAGCAATTACCTTCCCCGGATGGACCTATCAGGATGAGTGAAAACTTTAATGCTACTGCTACCGAATTTCTGGCTGCTGCTGCTGAAACCGGCCTGGAGGGTATTATCGCTAAAAAAGAAAATAGTAAATATGAACCTGGTAACCGGTCGCGCAACTGGCTTAAAATGAAAACGGGTAAAAGGCATGAAGTGGTAATAGGTGGCTTTACGCAAAATAAGGGTTCTGTGAAGTTGTTCAGTTCGCTATTGGTAGGTGTATATGAAAATGGAAAACTGCAATACACCGGTAAAATAGGCACCGGCTTTACAGAAGCGATGCAAAAAGATATGATGAAGCAGTTTAAGCCCCTTATTACCAGCAAGCTTCCTTTTGAACAGGAACCGGATGTAAATAAACCTTCCCGCTTCCGGCCCGATCCACCTCATGCCAGCGTTACATGGTTACGGCCTAAGCTGGTATGTGAAGTAAGCTATACCGAAATAACCAGTGATGGCGTAATGCGGCATCCTTCTTTTGAAGGCATGCGGGAGGATAAAAAAGCAAAAGACGTAAAACGCGAAATAGCCGTTCCCGTGAAAACAGTGAAAGAAAACAAAAGCGCCCTGCACACCAGCAAGGTGCTACAGCCAGCTGGCAAAACAGCACGTAAAACCCTGTTGAATCCGACTGATGAAAGCCAGGTGCGGAAGGTGAATGGGCAGGAGTTGAGCTTTACCAACCTGGATAAAATATACTGGCCCAAAGACAAGATCTCTAAAAGAGACATGCTGAATTATTACTACCAGGTAGCGCCTTATATCTTGCCCTATATCAAAAACAGACCTCAATCGTTGAACCGGTTTCCGAATGGCATTGACGGTCAGGCATTTTACCAGAAAGATGTAACGGGTAAGGTGCCGGATTGGGTAACCCTGTTTCCTTATCATAGCAAGGATGACAAAGAGCAGAAAAACTTTATGGTATGTACAGAGGAAGCCGGACTGTTGTTAATGGCCAATATGGGCTGCATTGAAATCAATCCCTGGAGCAGTACCGTGAACAAGCCGGACAATCCTACCTGGTGCATCATCGACTTAGATCCCGGTAAGAATACACCGTTTGATAAGGTGATAGAAGCGGCCAATGTAACACATCAGTTACTGGATGCGGCAGGTATTCCTTCTTATTGCAAAACCTCCGGCTCTACAGGTATGCATATCTATATTCCGTTAGGAGCGAAATATACCTATGAGCAATCGAAAGAGTTTGCCCGGGTGATTGTGACCCTGGTGCAGGCGCAGATACCCGCTTTCACCAGTATAGAGCGGCAGATAAGTGCCCGTAAGGGAAAGTTATACCTCGACTTTTTACAAAACCGCCCGCAGGCCACCCTGGCTGCTCCTTATTCGGTAAGGCCCAGGCCTAAGGCTTCGGTGTCCATGCCCTTGCATTGGGAAGAGGTGAAAAAGGGATTGAAGGTTACCGACTTTACTATTGCCAATGCCATAGCCAGGATACAGGCCGAAGGCGACCTGTTTAAGCCGGTATTGGGCAAAGGCATTAGCCTGACTAAAGCATTGAAGCAACTGGAAGTGCTCTAATCAAAATCGGTCAGTATTTTATTGGCCCATTCCAGGTTGGCTTCTGCATTGTCGTGGCCTTTAATACTGTTTTTATCAGCTATTTCCAGCGCTTTTCTAAAATCAGATATGCCATCCAGTATCAGGTCGCGGTTTTCCTGTTCTATCCCTAATTGCACGCGGCTGATGCCGCGGTTGTTCCAGGCTACATAGTTGTTAGGGTCGTTGATGATTTCCAGGTTATACAACTCTATAGCGGCTTCGTGGTTGTTGTTGTCGTTAGCTGCCTCAAAGGCATGCTGAAATCTGGCTGTGTTTTTCATATCCATGCTTTTGTATTTGCTCAACAAATAGCGTTCCGGTCGGTCCAAGGCAATAAAAAACCGGTTACTTGTGCGGGTAACCGGTGTGATTATATGTTGTAAACTGTTTTATTAACGTAGCCTGTCTACACTTTTTACCAGCTTATCATCCCTTCTGATGCCACGTATTGCCAGTATCAGAAACACGGGAATAACAAAGGTAAGCGCAGAGGTAAGCGCATAGTTGCCGCTGCCGGCTACAAACTTGCCGGTTTCGG encodes the following:
- the uvrA gene encoding excinuclease ABC subunit UvrA, producing the protein MKRNTTVAEKDKKRKDTPTPEEQKDMIVVKGARTHNLKNVTVGFPRNKFIVVTGVSGSGKSSLTIDTLFAEGQRRYAESLSAYARQFMARMVKPDVDYIKGLCPAIAIEQKVITRTPRSTVGSMTEIYDYLRLLYARAGKTISPISGKEVKKDDVTDVVEDIKQLPEGMRVVILVAFKQHDNRDVKEELNILMQKGFSRMYIRGREEAPELLRIEELLEMDEKELKKKIPAKPKAAAKSKTAKAKTEEDENATDKKAGSHIYLLIDRVVTKEFEEDDIHRLSDSINTAFYEGEGEVLLEINGKELVHYSNRFELDGLTFEEPVPNLFSFNNPYGACPTCEGFGQVLGIDEDLVIPDRRLSVYEGAVAPWKGEKLGLWRDQFVKGARSIDFPIHKAIADLTPAQYKLLWNGNGSVYGIRDFFKEVEQNLYKVQYRVLLSRYRGRTTCPECGGSRLRKEALYIKIDDRNIGELCEWQVKDLQQWFANVPLTEHQQQIAKRILLEINQRLQTLVDVGLGYLTLNRLANSLSGGESQRIQLTRSLGSNLTNSLYILDEPSIGLHSRDTERLISVLKQLKELGNTVVVVEHDEMMMREADHIIDMGPLASHLGGEVVAAGTYDELIADDNSLTGKYLKGELTIDVPRQPRKWKSSIVVEGARQNNLKDVTVTFPLNVLCVVSGVSGSGKTTLVKQVLYPALKKLKGEPADKVGFHKAIKGDLDSISQIELVDQNPIGKSSRSNPITYIKAYDDIRDLYSRQPLAKMRGFQPKHFSFNVDGGRCDTCKGEGEQIVEMQFLADVHLTCEVCGGKRFKEEVLEVHYKGKSIYDVLEMSVDEAIEFFGEEKNLVKAIQPLHDVGLGYIKLGQSSDTLSGGEAQRVKLASFLGKGKSQGHIMFIFDEPTTGLHFHDIKKLLSSFRALIEQGHSLLVIEHNTDVIKSADWVIDLGPEAGDAGGNLVFAGIPSELKNIKESYTGKFL
- a CDS encoding ABC transporter ATP-binding protein gives rise to the protein MSSIVSISGISKNYGPIQALDQVSFDIPQSSVFGILGPNGSGKTTLLGILMNVLKSNAGSFTFKGQPFNAVMRKQIGTLLETPNFYHYLSAERNLRIAAEIKGRGFDDIDVVLKKVNLYERRQSKFSTFSLGMKQRLAIASSLLGNPEVLVLDEPTNGLDPVGIAEIRSLITQLAAEGKTIIMASHLLDEVEKVCTHVAILKKGKLLLSGNVNEVFAGEDIIEVSAADITALIAAANSLPGIGKIVTLPTSIQLLYPTGTANLAAINQHCFNNGVVLSQLQLKKKSLESNFFELTN
- a CDS encoding RNA polymerase sigma factor yields the protein MRRFHHYTDIQLIHSFHNGDVRALEALIIRYKDKLFSSILFLVKDKYLAEDLFQEAFIRIIDTLKQNRYNEEGKFLPWAIRIAHNLCVDHFRKLKRLPTIVDSDNNDIFEWLQVADDTPEQKMIRQQSHARVHNMLQELPEEQREVIVLRHFGDLSFKEIAEATNCSINTALGRMRYGLINLRRMMTEKQIAL
- a CDS encoding ABC transporter permease, yielding MILKLLKIEWLKLKNYKTFWVLVGLLLLCIIGINYIYFQVIHSNSKATVLMGMAGSPFQFPEIWHTVALIASYLLFLPSLIVIISTTNEFNFKTHRQNVIDGLSRTEFIYGKMLLILVLSVAFTIVLFLTGVVFGLSEAYSYFSMENSSQLYYSFIQCISYTSLALLLSLLLKRSGLTIALFFTYVFLIENILVLLINRFATGDPLEGPGYYLTLDPTDKLVPIQMFQKALQKNFLPPVANLLIAAHCYIILYFVLIKRKFETADL
- a CDS encoding ferritin-like domain-containing protein, with the translated sequence MSTLTTATTNETTIDVLNDLIEIHNDRITGYRNAIDELKSEDIDLKPLFTDMIVESEGLKLELSSEVQMLGGQTETGTTASGKIYRAWMDVKAMFTGHTRHAILASCEGGEDAAQKAYRSALEEEDISMSVKTKLTRQQQQLKQSHDKVKHLRDQAA
- the ligD gene encoding DNA ligase D; the encoded protein is MSLARYKQKRSFSHTPEPAGGKASSGRLRFVIQKHDASHLHYDFRLEMDGVLKSWAVPKGPSTDPSVKRLAMMVEDHPYDYRTFEGIIPEGNYGAGTVIVWDEGTYEPLEQAKTKKEQEKLLLKQLNAGSLKFALHGKKLKGEFALVHTHGRGENSWLLIKHRDKYAATTDITKKDKSVVSGKTLAKVEATSTHIYGEDHKEPDTAGKVKVPVKKVAANKTAAKTAFKKTAAKKAVKPKSATTQAVKKKAPATQGVKKAFPKNSSPMLATLVDKPFDEEGWLYEIKWDGYRALTLKHGKSTELVSRNQKSFNEKFYPIYEAVKQWKVDAVVDGEIVVVNKNGVSNFGLLQNWRSEADGDLYYYVFDLLWLNGYDVTSLPLQQRRQLLKEQLPSPDGPIRMSENFNATATEFLAAAAETGLEGIIAKKENSKYEPGNRSRNWLKMKTGKRHEVVIGGFTQNKGSVKLFSSLLVGVYENGKLQYTGKIGTGFTEAMQKDMMKQFKPLITSKLPFEQEPDVNKPSRFRPDPPHASVTWLRPKLVCEVSYTEITSDGVMRHPSFEGMREDKKAKDVKREIAVPVKTVKENKSALHTSKVLQPAGKTARKTLLNPTDESQVRKVNGQELSFTNLDKIYWPKDKISKRDMLNYYYQVAPYILPYIKNRPQSLNRFPNGIDGQAFYQKDVTGKVPDWVTLFPYHSKDDKEQKNFMVCTEEAGLLLMANMGCIEINPWSSTVNKPDNPTWCIIDLDPGKNTPFDKVIEAANVTHQLLDAAGIPSYCKTSGSTGMHIYIPLGAKYTYEQSKEFARVIVTLVQAQIPAFTSIERQISARKGKLYLDFLQNRPQATLAAPYSVRPRPKASVSMPLHWEEVKKGLKVTDFTIANAIARIQAEGDLFKPVLGKGISLTKALKQLEVL